From one Rosa rugosa chromosome 4, drRosRugo1.1, whole genome shotgun sequence genomic stretch:
- the LOC133744941 gene encoding uncharacterized mitochondrial protein AtMg00810-like gives MATAPLTSSISAGFTSSTQSSTISTSTQSSTMSTTMSTTSSPETSPSVTNFLSIKLDRTNYALWLAQILDKIAPYLQILDLGSIHYFLGVEASYDGPVLYLTQKKYIVDLLHRTNMHEVKPCTTRAPSGQKLSLYDGEKLSDPSEYRSVVGALQYLTLTRPDISYSVNQVCKFMHCPTTVHWTAVKRILLYLKYSIHHGLKYQPGSLFISAYSDADYAGDPDNRQSTGGYCVYLGPNLISWSSKTHKTVSRSSAEAEYRQLAFTAAEISWNEAMFCDLSLFLQCPTIWSDNLSAIAIASNPVFHARTKHVEVDYHYVREKVVNKELQVLFVSTTDQVADTFCKGLSSSRFHFLVSKLPVLPRPLSLRGSDKPIIN, from the exons ATGGCTACTGCTCCATTaacctcttccatctctgctgGGTTCACTTCCTCCACTCAATCTTCCACCATTTCCACCTCCACTCAATCCTCCACCATGTCAACCACTATGTCCACCACATCATCACCTGAGACCTCTCCCTCTGTTACTAATTTTCTCTCCATCAAATTGGATCGTACCAACTATGCACTCTGGTTGGCTCAAATTCTAGATAAAATAGCACCATACCTTCAAATTCTG GATCTTGGTTCTATTCACTATTTTCTTGGTGTTGAAGCTTCATATGATGGACCTGTTCTATATTTGACCCAAAAGAAATACATTGTTGATTTGCTACATCGCACAAATATGCATGAAGTCAAACCTTGTACAACTCGGGCTCCTTCTGGACAAAAATTGAGTCTTTATGATGGTGAAAAACTCTCTGATCCCAGTGAATATCGAAGTGTTGTGGGTGCTCTCCAGTATCTTACTTTAACTCGCCCTGACATTTCTTACTCAGTGAATCAAGTTTGTAAGTTCATGCATTGCCCAACCACTGTTCATTGGACGGCTGTGAAGCGCATTCTTCTTTATTTGAAGTACTCAATTCATCATGGTTTAAAATATCAACCTGGTTCCCTATTCATTAGTGCCTACTCTGATGCGGATTATGCAGGTGATCCGGATAATAGACAATCTACAGGTGGTTATTGTGTTTATTTGGGTCCGAATTTGATTTCATGGAGTTCAAAGACTCATAAAACTGTTTCTCGATCGAGTGCCGAAGCGGAGTACCGCCAACTAGCATTTACTGCAGCTGAGATTTCATGGAACGAAGCCATGTTCTGTGATCTTAGTTTATTTCTCCAATGTCCTACCATTTGGTCTGATAATCTCTCCGCGATTGCTATAGCTTCGAATCCCGTCTTTCATGCTCGTACAAAGCATGTTGAGGTCGATTACCATTATGTTCGGGAAAAAGTTGTCAATAAGGAACTTCAAGTCTTGTTTGTTTCTACTACAGATCAGGTAGCCGACACCTTTTGTAAAGGTCTGTCATCCTCCAGGTTTCATTTTCTTGTCTCCAAGCTTCCTGTTCTTCCTAGACCACTCAGCTTGCGGGGGAGTGATAAACCAATCATTAATTGA